The proteins below come from a single Rickettsia typhi str. Wilmington genomic window:
- a CDS encoding succinate dehydrogenase iron-sulfur subunit, translated as MVELRLPSNSVVKKGRVHKAQQEMLKPRKVQVYRYDPDLNKNPTIDSFEIDLSKTGPMVLDALIKIKNEIDSTLTFRRSCREGICGSCAMNIDGTNTLACIKPIEDISGDIKIYPLPHMKVVKDLVPDMSHFYTQYESIEPWLKNDNPAPSNSERLQSIQDREKLDGLYECILCACCSTSCPSYWWNSDKYLGPAILLQAYRWIADSRDDNTGARLEALEDPFKLYRCHTIMNCTKTCPKGLNPAKAIGRVKSLIAERHGV; from the coding sequence ATGGTAGAGTTAAGATTACCGTCAAATTCAGTAGTAAAAAAAGGCAGAGTGCATAAAGCACAACAGGAAATGCTTAAACCTCGAAAGGTTCAAGTTTATCGGTACGACCCTGATCTTAATAAGAATCCTACTATCGATAGTTTTGAGATAGATTTAAGTAAAACTGGACCAATGGTTTTGGATGCTCTAATTAAAATCAAAAATGAAATTGATTCGACTCTAACATTTAGACGTTCTTGTCGTGAAGGAATTTGCGGTAGTTGTGCAATGAATATTGACGGCACTAATACTTTAGCATGTATTAAGCCAATAGAAGATATATCAGGCGATATCAAAATATATCCACTGCCTCATATGAAAGTAGTAAAAGATTTAGTACCTGATATGTCGCATTTTTATACACAATATGAATCTATAGAACCTTGGCTCAAAAATGATAATCCTGCTCCTTCAAACTCTGAAAGATTACAATCGATTCAAGACCGAGAAAAACTGGACGGTTTATATGAGTGTATATTATGTGCTTGTTGTTCTACTTCCTGTCCTAGTTATTGGTGGAATAGTGATAAATATTTAGGCCCTGCAATTTTACTGCAAGCATATAGATGGATTGCTGATTCAAGGGATGATAATACAGGTGCACGTCTTGAAGCTTTAGAAGATCCATTTAAACTTTATCGTTGTCATACGATTATGAACTGTACCAAAACATGCCCAAAAGGCTTAAATCCTGCTAAAGCTATCGGTAGAGTAAAAAGTTTAATTGCAGAACGTCATGGAGTATAA
- the rpsF gene encoding 30S ribosomal protein S6 translates to MSFYESVFIIRQDVSLNDIDKIVDDFTKIIKDNDGTIIKKEYWGLRTLAYKIGNNKKGHYYFLGIDITSNIKEELERKMKLNESIIRFLTIKVDSISSEPSPILKNQSTENTPVIDVTINN, encoded by the coding sequence ATGAGCTTTTATGAATCAGTTTTTATCATACGACAAGACGTATCATTAAACGATATAGATAAAATCGTTGATGATTTCACTAAAATCATTAAAGATAATGATGGAACTATCATAAAAAAAGAATATTGGGGGTTAAGAACTTTAGCTTATAAAATTGGTAATAATAAAAAAGGACATTACTATTTTTTAGGTATAGATATTACCAGCAATATAAAAGAAGAGTTAGAAAGAAAAATGAAACTTAATGAGAGTATTATTAGGTTTCTCACAATTAAAGTAGACTCAATTAGTAGTGAACCTTCGCCGATATTAAAAAATCAGAGTACAGAAAACACTCCAGTAATTGACGTAACGATTAATAATTAA
- the tsaD gene encoding tRNA (adenosine(37)-N6)-threonylcarbamoyltransferase complex transferase subunit TsaD, which produces MKKILGIESSCDDTAISIITESRKILSNIIIPQNTEHAVFGGVVPEIAARSHLSNLDQALENVLTKSNTELTEISAIAATSGPGLIGGVIVGSMFARSLSSALNKPFIAINHLEGHALTVRLTDNISYPYLLLLASGGHCQFVAVLGLGKYKILGSTIDDAIGETFDKVAKMLNLSFPGGPEIEKRAKLGNPHKYKFPKPIINSGNCNMSFSGLKTAVRNLIMSLKEVNDSVINDIAASFQFTIGAILSSKMLNAIRLYQQILNYYYENVDYTTNLNLKSFRQDEFNLNHLQDITRPKSRIYLQNSFRSNLLNDTIVIAGGVAANKYLQEILSNCTQTYGYRLIAPPMHLCTDNAAMIAYAGLERYNNKLFSPLNFCPKAKWSLEDI; this is translated from the coding sequence ATGAAAAAAATTTTAGGTATAGAATCAAGCTGTGATGATACAGCTATTTCTATAATCACAGAAAGTCGAAAAATCTTATCTAATATAATTATTCCACAAAATACAGAACATGCAGTTTTTGGAGGGGTAGTACCTGAAATTGCTGCACGTTCTCACTTATCGAACCTAGATCAAGCATTAGAAAATGTTTTAACAAAAAGCAATACTGAATTAACAGAAATTAGTGCAATTGCCGCAACTTCCGGTCCAGGTTTAATAGGCGGTGTTATAGTTGGCTCAATGTTTGCAAGATCACTAAGCAGTGCTTTAAATAAACCATTTATTGCAATTAATCATCTAGAAGGTCATGCCTTAACAGTGAGACTAACCGATAATATTTCTTATCCTTATTTACTCTTATTAGCTTCTGGTGGACATTGTCAATTTGTAGCAGTTTTAGGACTCGGGAAATATAAAATCTTAGGGAGTACTATAGATGATGCTATAGGAGAAACATTTGACAAGGTTGCAAAAATGCTAAATTTATCCTTTCCAGGAGGTCCTGAAATTGAAAAAAGAGCCAAATTAGGCAATCCTCATAAATATAAATTTCCAAAACCTATAATTAACAGCGGTAATTGCAATATGTCCTTTTCAGGGCTGAAAACTGCTGTGCGTAATTTAATAATGAGTTTAAAAGAAGTGAATGATTCTGTAATTAATGATATAGCAGCAAGTTTTCAATTTACCATAGGAGCGATTCTAAGTAGTAAGATGCTAAATGCTATTAGATTATATCAACAAATTTTAAATTATTATTATGAGAATGTCGATTATACTACAAATCTCAATTTAAAAAGCTTTAGACAAGATGAATTTAATTTGAACCACTTGCAGGATATAACAAGACCTAAATCTAGGATATACCTACAAAATTCGTTTAGGTCAAACTTATTAAATGATACTATAGTCATTGCAGGTGGTGTTGCTGCTAATAAATATTTACAAGAAATATTAAGTAATTGTACTCAAACATATGGTTATCGTCTTATTGCCCCACCTATGCATTTATGTACCGATAATGCTGCAATGATTGCATATGCAGGACTTGAGCGTTATAATAATAAACTATTTAGTCCTTTGAATTTCTGTCCAAAAGCGAAATGGAGTTTAGAGGATATATAA
- the rplI gene encoding 50S ribosomal protein L9 codes for MEIILIKPVRKLGKIGDILKVANGFGRNYLLPQKLAIRATKSNKELIVKQKHEFEAKDKQIRAEVEKINTLIKDQQLVFIRQTSDDCKLFGSVTNKDIADKLSKNISYNISHSNVILDKQIKSTGIYTVEIRLHAELTAIVTVIVARSDSEAQDYLREQKTENSADLAESE; via the coding sequence ATGGAAATTATTTTAATAAAACCCGTAAGAAAATTAGGTAAAATTGGCGACATACTCAAAGTAGCAAATGGGTTTGGTCGTAATTATCTTTTGCCGCAAAAATTAGCTATTAGAGCTACTAAGTCTAATAAAGAGCTAATAGTTAAACAAAAACATGAATTTGAAGCAAAAGATAAGCAAATAAGAGCAGAAGTAGAAAAAATTAACACCCTTATTAAGGATCAACAGTTAGTTTTTATCCGTCAAACATCAGATGACTGTAAGCTTTTTGGTTCAGTGACTAATAAAGATATAGCGGATAAGTTATCTAAAAATATATCTTATAATATCTCTCATTCAAATGTTATTCTTGATAAACAAATTAAATCTACCGGAATTTATACGGTTGAAATAAGGCTTCATGCAGAGCTTACTGCTATAGTGACAGTTATTGTAGCAAGATCAGACTCAGAAGCACAAGATTACTTACGTGAACAAAAAACTGAAAATTCAGCAGATTTAGCTGAATCTGAATAA
- the tilS gene encoding tRNA lysidine(34) synthetase TilS — protein MLYEKFEYNINNLVGNFGLSKIAIAVSGGSDSVALLYLANIWAEKNNIELFIISVDHNLRAQSKQENYYIQSISNNLKRKYYNLSFDHQNNFSNLQARAREGRYDLMTNLCLELDVLVLLTAHHEDDYVENFCLRLERNSGIFGLSSSNIHWYNNIQIIRPLYNIPKSELVKYLVTNKIKWFEDESNLSDKYRRNIIRQKLFKEENYIKAEISVQQLKTNKLIEDELKPELISAIGEAVKIFEYGFTFLDLVKFDKFSNEVKVQIINFLLIMISGQSRSARFYSIAPILKLISQNVNFKKTVHGCVITRIQNELLIYREFGKKLPKSKILLDKSVIWDNRFCITKNQETPDCVITYLSLEDYKVIKKQLDLKHLKNLSCKNHNAILFTLPIIKILEKVIAIPHISYYDNDMWNFEVSFAPNFVSRFTHFC, from the coding sequence ATGTTATATGAAAAATTTGAATATAATATCAATAATCTAGTAGGTAATTTTGGATTATCTAAAATAGCGATTGCAGTTTCTGGTGGTAGTGACTCGGTAGCGCTTCTTTATCTTGCTAATATTTGGGCAGAAAAAAATAATATAGAATTATTTATTATATCAGTTGATCATAACTTACGGGCACAGTCAAAGCAAGAGAACTACTATATCCAAAGTATCAGTAATAATTTAAAGCGCAAATATTATAATTTATCTTTTGATCATCAAAATAATTTTTCAAATTTACAAGCAAGAGCAAGAGAAGGGCGCTATGATTTGATGACAAATCTATGCTTAGAACTCGATGTATTAGTACTTCTGACTGCTCATCATGAAGATGATTACGTAGAAAATTTTTGTTTAAGATTAGAGCGTAATAGCGGTATATTTGGGCTTAGTAGTAGTAATATCCATTGGTATAATAATATACAAATAATTAGACCACTATATAATATTCCAAAAAGTGAATTAGTAAAGTATTTAGTCACCAATAAAATCAAATGGTTTGAAGATGAGTCAAATTTATCAGATAAATATAGACGCAATATTATTAGGCAAAAATTATTTAAAGAAGAAAATTATATTAAAGCAGAAATAAGCGTGCAACAACTTAAAACTAACAAACTGATAGAAGATGAGTTAAAGCCTGAATTAATATCTGCAATAGGTGAAGCAGTGAAGATTTTTGAATATGGTTTTACATTTCTTGATTTAGTTAAATTTGATAAGTTTTCAAATGAAGTAAAAGTACAAATAATTAATTTTTTACTAATAATGATTAGTGGACAATCTAGATCAGCACGTTTCTATTCAATAGCACCAATTCTGAAATTAATTAGTCAAAACGTAAATTTTAAGAAAACAGTGCATGGTTGTGTAATTACGCGTATACAAAATGAGTTACTCATATATAGAGAATTCGGCAAAAAATTACCTAAGAGTAAAATATTATTAGATAAATCAGTTATTTGGGACAATAGATTTTGTATAACCAAAAATCAAGAAACGCCTGATTGTGTTATAACTTATTTATCATTAGAAGATTATAAAGTGATAAAGAAACAATTAGATTTAAAACATTTAAAAAATTTATCTTGCAAAAACCACAATGCAATTTTATTTACCTTACCTATCATTAAAATACTTGAAAAAGTTATAGCAATACCTCATATATCATATTATGATAACGACATGTGGAACTTTGAAGTATCATTTGCTCCAAATTTTGTATCTCGTTTTACCCATTTTTGCTAA
- a CDS encoding class I SAM-dependent methyltransferase translates to MSVEFKIRQLIDQHGYITCDVLMQEVLSLHPNAYYKQVKSLASEGDFVTAPEISQLFGEIIGLWCIREWQRIGCPKSLSLVELGPGRGLLMRDLLRTAKLVPEFYNSLSITLIEINKNFIAHQKSNLQDINLPIKHLEFIEEIPQKPTIIITNEFFDTMPIKQYIKVKELWYERIFSVQPVDGSIKYDKISINKRLQEYLLRTHIAAKDGAVLEESYKSIEIIKFIAEHLKKVSGSCLIIDYGYDIAPYNRTRYQYNPTLQAVRKHKYCPILENLGEADLSAHVDFYSLKTVAKNSKINVIDTISQRNFLIQNGILLRKQALKEKLNDEQVLIIEKQVERLILPKQMGKLFKVLQIMH, encoded by the coding sequence ATGTCGGTTGAATTCAAAATAAGACAATTAATTGATCAACACGGTTATATTACTTGTGATGTTCTCATGCAGGAAGTATTAAGCTTACACCCTAATGCCTATTATAAGCAAGTAAAATCACTGGCTAGCGAAGGTGATTTTGTTACAGCACCTGAAATTTCACAGCTATTCGGTGAAATTATTGGATTATGGTGTATAAGAGAGTGGCAAAGAATTGGTTGTCCAAAAAGTCTTAGTTTAGTTGAGCTTGGTCCTGGTCGAGGTCTATTAATGCGTGATTTACTACGTACTGCAAAATTAGTGCCAGAATTTTATAACTCTCTATCAATTACACTAATAGAAATTAATAAAAATTTTATTGCTCATCAAAAATCTAATTTACAAGATATTAATTTACCTATTAAACACTTAGAATTTATAGAAGAGATACCACAAAAACCTACTATAATAATAACAAATGAATTTTTTGATACTATGCCGATAAAGCAATATATTAAAGTTAAGGAATTATGGTATGAAAGAATATTTTCCGTCCAACCAGTAGATGGAAGTATTAAATACGATAAAATAAGTATTAATAAGCGATTACAAGAATATCTGCTACGTACTCATATTGCAGCAAAAGATGGTGCAGTACTTGAAGAATCTTATAAATCGATAGAAATTATAAAATTTATAGCTGAACATCTAAAAAAAGTAAGCGGTAGTTGCTTAATAATAGATTATGGATATGATATAGCTCCGTATAATAGAACTAGATATCAATATAACCCAACATTACAAGCAGTAAGAAAGCATAAATATTGTCCAATTCTTGAGAATCTTGGCGAGGCTGATTTATCAGCACATGTAGATTTTTATTCATTAAAAACAGTAGCTAAAAATAGCAAGATAAATGTAATAGATACAATATCACAACGAAATTTTTTAATACAAAATGGAATCTTATTACGCAAGCAAGCATTGAAAGAAAAGCTTAATGATGAACAAGTACTAATAATAGAAAAACAAGTAGAAAGATTAATATTACCAAAACAAATGGGCAAACTATTTAAAGTATTACAAATTATGCATTAA
- the ftsH gene encoding ATP-dependent zinc metalloprotease FtsH encodes MNNQGRSILAWAALFIFVILLFNVFQSDGLLGVRNNITFSDFLTRVDERTINSVKIQGRVIEGTSNDGSTFSTYSPDYPDLVNRLTSNDVNIEVVPLETRMNTFLGFLISWFPMLLLIGVWVFFMRQMHGGGKAMGFGKSKARLLSDKGPKITFKDVAGIDEAKEELTEIVDFLRDPSKFQKLGGKIPKGCLLIGPPGTGKTLLAKAIAGEANVPFFSISGSDFVEMFVGVGASRVRDMFEQGKRNAPCIIFIDEIDAVGRHRGIGMGGGNDEREQTLNQMLVEMDGFEANEGVVIIAATNRPDVLDRALLRPGRFDRQIAVANPDINGREQILKVHLKKIKYNSTVLARIIARGTPGFSGAELANLVNEAALIAARLGKKEVDMHDMEEAKDKVLMGVVRRSIAMSEKEKRLTAYHEGGHALVGLYCPAASPIHKATIIPRGNALGMVQRLPETDEYSQNREQMESSIAVYMAGRVAEEIIFGKNKVTSGAASDIKGATNIARAMVTKAGLSDLIGPIFHGSSSDDMYGRQQSNEISEATAKLIDAEVKKIITQGYEFAKDILTKHIDQLHTLANALIEYETLSGQQIKNLLSGRALDSEEENKFPFNDAHTIKIDKEKLHEKTKTTKAQKENIAS; translated from the coding sequence ATGAATAATCAAGGTAGAAGTATTTTAGCTTGGGCAGCACTTTTTATTTTTGTAATATTACTTTTTAATGTTTTTCAATCTGATGGTTTACTTGGTGTAAGAAATAATATCACTTTCTCAGATTTTTTGACACGAGTTGACGAAAGAACAATTAATTCGGTAAAAATTCAAGGTAGAGTAATTGAAGGTACTTCAAATGATGGATCTACTTTTAGTACGTATTCTCCTGATTATCCTGATTTAGTCAATCGTCTTACTAGCAATGATGTTAATATTGAAGTAGTACCGCTTGAAACAAGAATGAATACCTTTTTAGGATTTTTAATTTCTTGGTTCCCAATGCTTTTATTAATAGGCGTTTGGGTTTTCTTTATGCGTCAAATGCACGGTGGCGGGAAAGCCATGGGGTTTGGCAAATCTAAAGCTAGATTGTTATCAGATAAAGGACCAAAAATTACCTTTAAAGATGTGGCTGGTATCGATGAGGCAAAAGAAGAATTAACTGAAATAGTAGATTTTTTAAGAGATCCAAGTAAATTCCAAAAGCTTGGCGGTAAAATACCGAAAGGTTGCTTACTTATTGGCCCTCCTGGTACAGGTAAAACACTTCTTGCGAAAGCAATTGCAGGTGAGGCTAATGTACCTTTTTTTAGTATATCTGGTTCTGATTTTGTTGAAATGTTTGTAGGTGTTGGTGCAAGCCGTGTACGCGATATGTTTGAACAGGGTAAACGTAATGCCCCATGTATTATCTTTATTGATGAGATTGATGCAGTAGGGCGCCATAGAGGTATTGGTATGGGCGGTGGTAATGATGAACGTGAGCAAACCTTAAATCAAATGTTAGTTGAAATGGATGGGTTTGAAGCAAATGAGGGTGTTGTAATTATCGCAGCTACGAACCGTCCAGACGTTCTTGATCGTGCATTACTACGTCCTGGGAGATTTGATCGTCAAATTGCTGTTGCAAACCCTGATATAAATGGTCGTGAGCAAATTCTAAAAGTACATTTAAAAAAAATTAAATATAATAGTACGGTACTAGCACGAATTATTGCTCGTGGAACTCCTGGTTTCTCTGGCGCTGAGCTTGCTAATTTAGTGAATGAAGCTGCTCTTATTGCTGCGAGGCTTGGTAAAAAAGAAGTAGACATGCATGATATGGAAGAAGCAAAAGATAAGGTTCTAATGGGTGTTGTGCGTCGTTCTATTGCAATGTCAGAAAAGGAGAAAAGATTAACTGCATACCATGAAGGAGGACATGCATTAGTAGGGCTTTATTGTCCTGCAGCGTCACCTATTCATAAAGCTACGATTATACCACGTGGTAATGCTCTTGGTATGGTGCAAAGGCTTCCTGAAACTGATGAATATTCTCAGAATCGCGAACAGATGGAATCATCTATAGCGGTTTATATGGCAGGAAGAGTAGCAGAGGAAATTATTTTCGGGAAAAATAAAGTAACATCAGGAGCTGCATCAGATATAAAAGGTGCCACTAATATTGCAAGGGCGATGGTTACAAAAGCAGGTTTAAGTGATTTAATAGGGCCAATATTCCATGGTTCAAGCAGTGATGATATGTATGGTAGACAACAAAGTAATGAAATTTCAGAAGCTACTGCAAAGTTAATTGATGCTGAAGTAAAAAAAATTATTACACAAGGTTATGAATTTGCAAAAGATATTTTAACAAAACATATAGATCAACTTCATACATTAGCGAATGCTTTAATTGAATATGAAACATTGTCTGGTCAGCAAATTAAAAATTTACTTAGCGGTAGAGCGTTAGATTCAGAAGAGGAAAATAAATTTCCTTTCAATGATGCACATACTATAAAAATAGATAAAGAAAAATTACATGAAAAAACAAAAACAACTAAAGCTCAAAAAGAAAACATTGCTTCCTAG
- the rpsR gene encoding 30S ribosomal protein S18 encodes MLKSNNASKTATCKVGDKAAKKVFFRRRKGCPLSVPNAPVIDYKNPELLIKFVSEGGRMLPSRITNVCAKKQRKLNNAIKIARILALLPFVFQAK; translated from the coding sequence ATGTTAAAAAGTAATAATGCTAGTAAAACAGCTACTTGCAAGGTAGGAGATAAAGCTGCTAAAAAAGTATTTTTTAGAAGACGTAAAGGATGTCCTCTTTCTGTACCTAATGCACCTGTTATTGACTATAAAAATCCTGAACTTTTAATAAAATTTGTATCTGAAGGTGGTAGAATGCTACCAAGTAGGATCACAAATGTTTGTGCAAAGAAACAAAGAAAACTAAATAATGCTATTAAAATTGCAAGGATTTTAGCGTTATTACCTTTTGTATTTCAAGCTAAATAA
- the lgt gene encoding prolipoprotein diacylglyceryl transferase: MILPNINPIIFSIGPFSISWYSLSYVVGILLGWFYATKIIEKFKPEITKKHIEDFITYAIIGIIVGGRLGYVLLYNPLKYFANPIEILKTYEGGMSFHGATIGIIISAYLFCQKYKINFLSLTDIITTVVPIGLFLGRIANFINCELYGRITNSSFGIIFPNSDLEPRHPSQLYEAFFEGLILFCILAYAVFRHDTLKKQGLNSGIYLIFYSLFRIIIEMFREPDIQIGFILDSLTMGQILSAPMLLLGSYLICRLNSK, from the coding sequence ATGATATTGCCTAATATTAATCCAATTATTTTTTCTATAGGTCCATTTTCAATCTCTTGGTATTCTCTTTCGTATGTAGTAGGCATCTTGCTAGGTTGGTTTTATGCAACAAAAATTATAGAAAAATTTAAGCCTGAAATTACCAAAAAACACATAGAGGATTTCATTACTTATGCAATTATAGGAATAATAGTCGGAGGTAGATTAGGTTATGTTTTACTATATAATCCTTTGAAATATTTTGCAAATCCAATAGAAATCCTTAAAACCTATGAAGGCGGTATGTCATTTCATGGTGCTACTATAGGAATAATTATATCTGCTTATTTATTTTGTCAAAAATATAAGATTAATTTTTTGAGTCTCACGGATATAATAACAACTGTTGTACCTATTGGATTATTTTTAGGTAGAATAGCTAATTTTATTAATTGTGAATTATATGGCCGCATTACAAATTCATCTTTTGGTATCATTTTTCCAAATAGTGATTTAGAGCCACGTCATCCTAGTCAGTTATATGAAGCTTTTTTTGAAGGTTTAATATTATTTTGCATCTTAGCATATGCAGTATTTAGACATGATACCCTTAAAAAGCAAGGCTTAAATTCAGGAATATATTTAATATTTTATTCGCTTTTCAGAATAATTATTGAAATGTTTAGAGAGCCTGACATCCAAATTGGTTTTATTTTAGATAGCTTAACCATGGGACAAATTTTATCTGCTCCTATGTTACTTTTAGGAAGTTATTTAATATGTCGGTTGAATTCAAAATAA
- a CDS encoding fatty acid desaturase — protein sequence MLNKLNKPALFALIFYPILIISLVVKYSFDYGIGLLEIIFIIASYYINNITVGIGLHRLWSHNAYKINKYAEFVLVMLSAGTLQGPALSWASNHYKHHAKTDTDQDPHSPLKFDNKVLGFLWSHIGWMLVGSGSYKFIDRITWAKLGKNNLLKWQLKYYWKIAAFMNIVVPLFTGYLIGGTIQSAYAGFLFIGLGRFLQQQATFSVNSLCHFVGSKKYYRGTAGDIWWMALFLLGENWHNYHHAFPSDYRNGVKWYHFDVHKWIIFLMSKIGLASELERTTKVRIQAKMQETLSYLSEKQKQKLSLMQTKIDNLLENLCLKSKEIEESSLIIKEQLKKSFVEIQESLKNLAEQVSSATQITEKPSEKLLKIVNKKIIDAEQSIYKLYNQLNTLKV from the coding sequence ATGTTAAATAAACTAAATAAACCTGCTTTATTTGCTTTAATATTTTATCCTATTTTGATTATATCTCTTGTAGTAAAATATTCGTTTGATTATGGGATAGGATTACTTGAAATTATTTTCATAATTGCTAGTTATTATATTAATAATATTACTGTTGGAATTGGTTTACATAGGTTATGGTCTCATAATGCATATAAAATAAATAAATATGCTGAATTTGTTTTAGTTATGTTATCTGCAGGAACATTGCAAGGACCAGCCTTATCTTGGGCATCTAATCATTATAAACATCATGCTAAAACAGATACAGATCAAGATCCACATAGTCCTCTGAAGTTTGATAATAAGGTTTTAGGATTTCTTTGGTCTCATATAGGATGGATGCTAGTAGGAAGCGGTAGTTATAAATTTATTGATCGCATTACTTGGGCTAAGCTTGGTAAAAATAATTTACTAAAATGGCAATTAAAATATTATTGGAAGATAGCAGCTTTTATGAATATTGTAGTACCTTTATTTACCGGTTATTTAATTGGTGGTACTATACAATCAGCATATGCAGGATTCTTATTTATTGGACTTGGGAGGTTCTTACAGCAACAAGCAACATTTTCTGTTAATTCTTTATGCCATTTTGTCGGTAGTAAAAAATACTACAGAGGTACTGCTGGAGACATTTGGTGGATGGCATTATTCTTACTTGGAGAAAATTGGCATAATTACCATCATGCTTTCCCTTCAGATTATCGTAATGGTGTCAAGTGGTATCATTTTGATGTGCATAAATGGATAATATTTTTAATGAGCAAAATAGGTTTAGCTTCGGAACTTGAACGTACTACAAAAGTACGTATACAGGCAAAAATGCAAGAAACTTTAAGCTATCTTAGTGAAAAGCAAAAACAAAAATTGAGCTTAATGCAAACTAAAATAGATAATTTATTAGAAAATCTATGCTTAAAAAGCAAGGAAATTGAAGAATCTTCTCTTATTATTAAAGAACAACTTAAAAAATCTTTTGTAGAAATACAAGAATCACTTAAAAATTTAGCAGAGCAAGTGAGTTCTGCAACACAAATAACAGAAAAACCTTCAGAAAAATTACTAAAAATAGTGAATAAAAAAATAATTGATGCTGAACAATCTATTTATAAACTGTATAATCAGTTGAATACCTTAAAGGTATAG